In one Hyphomicrobium sp. 99 genomic region, the following are encoded:
- the phoB gene encoding phosphate regulon transcriptional regulator PhoB, translating to MPAKIIVVEDEAPLAELLKYNLQSEGYDVVQAGDGEEAELLLSEQSFDLAILDWMIPKISGIELCRRLRNRSETQSLPIILLTARGEENDRVRGLTTGADDYVTKPFSVQELMARIKALLRRASPERMSDILVSGEITMDRGAHKVTRGPREVRLGPTEYRMLEVFMESPRRVLSRSQLLDRVWGQSSEVDERTVDVHIGRLRKSLIRGNESDPIRTVRGAGYVFDGREAEAQAQ from the coding sequence ATGCCAGCTAAGATTATCGTCGTCGAAGATGAAGCGCCTCTCGCAGAACTTCTGAAATACAATCTCCAGTCCGAAGGCTATGACGTTGTGCAAGCCGGGGACGGAGAGGAAGCGGAGCTTCTTCTGTCGGAGCAAAGTTTCGATCTCGCGATACTCGACTGGATGATCCCCAAGATCTCCGGGATCGAGTTGTGCCGGCGCCTTCGCAATCGCTCCGAGACGCAGAGCCTGCCGATCATTTTGTTGACCGCCCGCGGTGAAGAAAACGACCGCGTGCGGGGGCTGACGACCGGCGCCGACGATTACGTGACGAAGCCCTTCTCCGTCCAGGAGTTGATGGCGAGGATCAAGGCACTGCTTCGGCGCGCGTCGCCGGAGCGGATGAGCGATATCCTCGTTTCCGGCGAGATCACGATGGATCGCGGAGCCCACAAGGTGACGCGCGGGCCCCGCGAAGTTCGTCTCGGCCCGACCGAATACCGGATGCTTGAAGTTTTCATGGAAAGCCCGCGCCGCGTCCTGTCGCGTAGCCAGCTACTCGATCGCGTCTGGGGCCAGTCCTCCGAGGTCGATGAGAGAACGGTGGACGTTCATATCGGACGCCTCAGGAAATCTCTGATCCGCGGCAACGAAAGCGATCCGATCCGCACGGTCCGCGGTGCTGGATACGTCTTCGACGGCCGCGAAGCCGAAGCCCAAGCTCAGTAA
- a CDS encoding DUF1007 family protein: MKSYRLAAFISVAILAMIVPVSAHPHMWVTYVLTVDYDKGAVTGVDHSWTFDDSYTSMALEGLDTNNDGKYDQSELADLLKVNMDGLKEFNYFTVAKLGENQLEFSPPTNARLEYTNGVLRLYFHLPLAKPLAPGAESLTFAVFDPSYFIDFQPEKTDAVKLASAPEGCAATLIDPDAEKQDEQAKKLGDAMAQQFGAGAIGFGSYKTVAISCKKS, encoded by the coding sequence ATGAAGTCTTACCGCCTCGCGGCTTTCATCTCCGTTGCCATACTGGCCATGATTGTTCCGGTCTCGGCTCATCCGCACATGTGGGTGACCTACGTTTTGACCGTCGATTACGACAAGGGCGCTGTTACCGGCGTCGACCACTCGTGGACCTTCGACGATTCCTACACATCGATGGCGCTGGAAGGACTCGATACGAACAACGACGGCAAGTACGACCAGAGCGAACTGGCCGACCTTCTGAAGGTCAACATGGATGGCCTGAAGGAGTTCAACTATTTCACCGTCGCAAAGCTCGGCGAAAATCAGCTCGAATTTTCCCCGCCGACGAATGCGCGCCTCGAATACACGAACGGCGTCCTGCGCCTCTACTTCCACCTGCCGCTCGCCAAGCCTCTTGCCCCCGGCGCGGAGAGCCTGACGTTTGCAGTCTTCGACCCGTCCTACTTCATCGATTTCCAGCCCGAGAAAACCGACGCCGTCAAACTTGCATCCGCCCCTGAAGGATGCGCCGCGACGCTCATCGATCCCGATGCCGAGAAGCAGGACGAACAGGCGAAAAAGCTCGGCGATGCCATGGCGCAGCAGTTCGGTGCCGGTGCCATCGGTTTCGGCTCATACAAGACCGTCGCGATTTCCTGTAAAAAGTCGTGA
- a CDS encoding zinc ABC transporter substrate-binding protein, translated as MICRFAGFFGVFLALAKISGAAAAETPKVVVTIKPIHSLVSRIMDGVGEPQLIVEGSASPHTFTLKPSTARAIHDADVFVRVSDQLEPFTRKIVTSLPSNVTVLTLAGADGVTLLDQRQGGTFEKHEHGHEEAAGKAEDHDDHDEDGKDGHIWLDPQNAKAIVTDVAKTLEARYPEHADKIKANTAALISDLDALDNQLTTELKASTGKPFIVFHDATQYFEHHFGQKAAGSITVSPDVPPSAKRLTEVRRKLSSLGAVCVFTEPNFQPNLVAAVTEGTHARSGTIDAEGQMLTPGPGLYFDLMRGVAHSISNCLNGQS; from the coding sequence ATGATCTGCAGGTTTGCCGGATTTTTTGGGGTTTTTCTTGCGTTGGCGAAAATCTCTGGCGCGGCTGCGGCTGAGACGCCAAAGGTCGTTGTTACGATCAAGCCGATCCATTCGCTCGTCAGCCGGATCATGGACGGCGTCGGCGAGCCGCAGCTCATCGTCGAAGGCTCGGCTTCGCCGCATACCTTCACGTTGAAGCCCTCGACGGCACGGGCCATTCACGATGCCGATGTTTTCGTTCGCGTGTCCGATCAGCTCGAACCCTTCACGCGGAAAATCGTAACGTCGCTGCCTTCGAACGTCACGGTGTTGACGCTCGCGGGGGCGGATGGTGTGACGCTTCTCGATCAGCGTCAGGGTGGCACTTTCGAGAAGCACGAGCATGGGCATGAAGAAGCTGCCGGCAAGGCGGAGGACCATGACGACCATGACGAAGACGGCAAGGATGGGCACATCTGGCTCGATCCGCAAAACGCCAAGGCCATCGTTACCGACGTGGCGAAGACGCTCGAGGCTCGCTATCCCGAGCATGCCGATAAGATCAAAGCCAATACCGCCGCTCTTATCTCGGACCTTGATGCTCTCGACAATCAGCTGACGACGGAACTCAAAGCCTCAACGGGGAAGCCGTTCATCGTCTTTCACGACGCGACACAGTATTTCGAGCATCACTTCGGACAGAAGGCTGCGGGCTCGATCACCGTCAGTCCCGATGTGCCTCCAAGCGCCAAGCGGTTGACTGAAGTTCGGCGCAAGCTGTCGTCGCTTGGCGCTGTTTGCGTCTTCACCGAGCCGAACTTTCAGCCGAATCTCGTAGCCGCCGTGACGGAGGGAACGCACGCGCGTTCCGGAACGATCGATGCCGAGGGGCAAATGCTCACCCCTGGGCCGGGTCTTTACTTCGACCTCATGCGCGGCGTCGCGCACAGTATTTCGAATTGTCTCAACGGGCAGAGCTGA